The genomic region AGATATTGATACCAAGTTATTAATTCGTAGAACAGCTAACTTTGAATAAGGTAGAGAATGGGCCCAGACTCCTGCAGGGAATTCTAGGAAGCCGTTAGAAGTGATGGTTACTACACAATTTGAGGTTTACTTCAAATGTATTTTAGTTTTGGAAGTAATTCAAGGGGGAGACTTTAGAAGTGTGAGTGCGTTCGAGCACACACGTACACAGGTAGTGCGTAGAAGTTGCTATTTGGAACAGATGAGTGTGGGCTTTTTTGGTGGCGATtacttctcccctccttcccccagcagcaaTATGCTGTATATATACACTAATGCCTAAATATACactgaaatgtttgctttttgtctttcagcTTGCTTATAAGCCTAGTGGATGTAATGAATGACAGAACTGTTGATGAGGTAAAGATCACAGCTCATTTCTAAATGTGGTTGGTGACGTATGCTTAGATGTTGTCATTTGTGCTCTCCCTCTGCTACTACGTTGTTTCTGTGTGGTTAAGGCTTCCTTGCACACCTCCACCGTGgtattttcacaaaaagaaaataccttcGCTCAGAAGACTTGAAGTagccattaaaataatttttacaatcAAGCTGGCAACCTCAGACAGCCCTGAGGTTGCGCTGAGCCGGCAGTGGGGTATCTTGTGTTGGTATCTCCTGTCCTGTGCGTACCAAATGTTTTGTGCAAGGATACAGATAAAGTTAGGTGAAGCAGTCCGATTGCTGAGGGAAGAAATGATCCGATCTTATTGTGGTTCATCCCGCAACCCAGCGCTCTGCAAACAATGCCAGGGTGCCTGTCTTGTGCTGCAGTTGGAAATACCCGTGTGCTTTGCATGTGTATGGGTATCTTATTTTcgtttttctggcttttttttttaagtaggtggACATACTACAATCTAAGTGTCAAAAATGCAAGCTAAGGCGCTCAAAGTACTATTCATATTGTATATTGTATGTAAGTCTCAGAGACTGCAACAAATATACAAAAATTATTCTGCTTCACAGTCCTCAAGTTACTCTTTGTTGTCTCCATTTAGTGGTTTCCCTTAAGTAAGACAACAAGCGGACACTTGCATTTAAAACTGGAGTGGCTTTCACTAGGAAACGACCAAGAAAAGCTACGTGAGGTGAGTATATTTGCTTAAATGATTCAGATACTCTGATCCATGTCCAGCGATCAACAAAGGAGCGTGTAAAATTAGGAACCCCAGGCAAATCCATGGGATTTTATGTTTTCTGGCAAAATTTTGATCTGattttccccaccaccacccctcctgCAGAGGAAGGGCGTTTGCTTGCTCCAGGTCCCTTGGTAATTCAGGAGTAACTCAAATCTGGCAGCTCTTTTTGCTTGAATTAGCAAAGCTTTGTTTCCCTCACTGCAAAATGGCCTCTGACAGTTCCCTTCTTTGATAATTTTTCCCGTCCCTCTTCATCTAGGATCTGTGTAGAACCCCTGTAACCTCTACTAGTCATAGACAAATAGCCCGCGCTGGTGCTCGGTAGGGCCATGGTTCCAAATGATGTCTTACTTGTCCAGCAGAATTGCTCGGATAAAGCCCATCTCCCAGGGATGCTGTTGCTTCATAATGACGCAAAAGCATTTGAGTTCCACTGAATtgaataaaatttgtttccaGGGTTTGCTCTGCTGACGCTGGATTACTGCTGTTGGTGTATGTGGTTGAGCATGTGTTTGGGTGTCTTGCTGCACTGGGGAATCCAGTCAGTTCTGCAGGAGAGAGATTAAAGAGCGTTAAGGCCAGTGAATTGAAAAGACTTACACCTCTTCTCACCGGTCTGCTTAAAACTGCTATGCTGTATCGGCTTGTGCTCCTCTAAATTGCAAGTTTTAGGAGAAAGCTGAAGAGCTGCTAGCTTTCAGAAACTGTCCTCTGAATTTGTGTTGTGCTTTACGTTGTCCTTGATGGGTGATCATGCCTaccttgtgttttgttttgttttatctttcctgGCCTTCGCAGGATAAGAAGGGTCTGTCTACAGCTATTCTGATAGTCTACTTGGACAGTGCCTTCAACCTTCCAGTAAGTGTAAACCACATTCAGGCAGCCTTCACTCCTgaccttttttttaaagcccgcaaagtaattgtttttaaatactcttttACTAATTTCAGAAAAACCACTTTGAATATTCAAATGGTGAATGTGGAGCAAAGAAGATCAAAAATAACAAGTACCTCAAGGTAAAATTTATATTCTTCTCCCATGCTTGCAAAACAACACTCTGGATTATGTGGTATCATAGCAACTGAAGCTAGCTGTGGTTAAAAAACATAAGTCTCTCCACTGTCAGAATCTTAAGTGACCAGGGGTTCAAAATAGGTGTTGAAAGCCCACCCCACACCAGGAAAACTCTATGAGGTCCAAGGGGGAATGCAGCACAGAAATACTTGATTGCGTGTGGcgttgtctttatttttattttatacttcgGACAGTAAGAGCCTCCAGACATCAGAGCAAGTCATGTTaccctttctgctgctgcaggggttcTTCCCATGCTGAGCTGTTCCAGTTTGATCTCCCACATTGGGATGGGAGGGATACGGAAGCCACTCTGTCATGCCTGCCTCCTCTCTTTGCTTCAGGTTATCTtttcaaaatactgcattttgctaCTGTGATGTAAATGGTAGGTGTAGGGAAGAATTGTCTCCCTTTTTTCTTGAACAAGCTACACACAACCACGGCTCTGTGCAGTGGATAAAGCTACCCATTCTCTCTGAATAGCCCCCCTCCCAAATGCGATCTTTACAATTTAGATGAGTTACTAGCACTGTGATACACATCACATTTGATAATCCTTAATTCTAGACTTCGTTGTGTACACTTTTCTCACTGTGCCAAGACCAGACTGTCAGCTGTAGTGCACTAGTGCAGAAGAGCATGGTACGAGAAGACCAGTATTACTGCTTTTGGAAAGGAATTGCTACATATTTCAAGTAAGACTGGTGGTTTAATATTAGTTCCTGTAAACTATAaacgtctcttttttttttttttccccccctattcttttttccccttgtattaAATTACAGAAGACAGAACGAGAACCTTCCTCCTTTGTCCTGCTCACGGTAGGAAACAAGACGCAGAAGAGCAAGGTGAGGCTGTTTGACTCTTCTGCTTTCCTTAGTCACCCATAAAATACAAAGTGTTCATCGCCAAGTAGTCCCTAGGAAGGGTAGGACTAGTGAGACTGATGGGAAGAGCTGTAGTTATGGTGATAACTGCGGAGGCCAGGAGGTGGGGGTCAACCAGCACGTGGAAGCACTGTGTCACTGAGCTGTGCTTGATTAGTAGGGGCCTGATCTGCTACTGTACGGGCGGGTATTTTTGTGCTCGTGGCCACAAGGTCATTTTGACCAAGATACCCTAGTGCTATGAGgttgcagaggaaaaaatggtAGGTCTCCAATGTGGCTCATCCTTTCTCAGGGCAGGGTGTCATCTGTATCAAGCTGGCATTTCTTCTCTCATCAGAGTCTCCTGGCTCCTGTGTTTCGCACAAGTTTTACTGAATGTTTTTTACCTGGATAAGGCATATCTGGATCTCCTCCACTTgactttcagttcctttttcattatttaatatttatttttgcctgaagTCTATGAGCAACAGCTGAGTCTTGCCCTCCAGTAGCTGCTGTGAGTCTTGCCCCATGGCTGGATGTGGACACCCAATGTGTTTTGGACACCCAACAAATAGGAATGAATCCCGTTGGTTACACGCAAGCATACGGGACTGGCAcctattttcctttgtttcttctgctttctccagtCAGAAACTGGGTTCTGCTTGCACCTTTACCTTTTttacctttcccttttccccaccaTGTCACCTGCCTCTCCCAAGCTAGGTCAGACTTCCAgctttcccctgctcctttcCCATTGCTGCCAGCACTCGTGGCCTGGCGGAGGCAGCTGGTTTATGGAGCAGCCTCAGACACAGCCCCCCGTGGGTGCTTTCCGTACTCTTCATCCTTGAAGTGGATGCTGCAGAAGCTGTGCCCTCCTACTCGTCCCTCAAGCTGCTCCTCTAGCTTTCCTACCCTTCCCCTCCAGCTGGCTGCAGCGCTGGGAGGTGGCCCTGGGTGCCTGCAGGCTGGAAGCAGCACCCTGGCTCTCCCTGGGCggagaggtgggagggagggagcggtgcCTTGCTGCAGGTGAGGCAGGCTGCTGGTCCTGGCAGCGCTGGTCGGGGGCCAGCTCCAGCTCACCAGACTCGTTCTTCAGCATTTCCACGCCCCACGGAATTTGTCTTGGTTGTGCCAGAGACTTTGCTTCTGCACGCTTCTGACCTGGAAATTCCACTCTCTCCATACGGCTGGAATGTAGCatcactgaataaaataaaagggtCACCGTGACCCTTGCTGGTGATCAGCATCCAGGTATTCTTTGCTGCTCACAGAATAAGCTAACATACATGCCGCAATCTTCTTGTTGCAGACCTGCAATTTCAGCAAAGATCCCACATGGGGCCAGGCTTTCACCTTCTTTGTCCACAGTGCTCATTCCCAGTCACTCCATGTTGAGGTGAGAGAAAAGCCTTTCCTTTGAAGACCAAGTGCACGTCCATAGGGAGAAACCTCTTTTATGGTGGATATGATCTCAGTGATGGTTGTTTCCAGGGTCCTCCTACTTAAAAGGTAGAAGAAGCACCTTTTGTTGCCCAGGAAATTCTCTGTTAGCTGATGCTGGTGTCTACCTTTGGCCTAGGATCATGTAACGCATAATATATTAGCTCAAAACATGGGACATTTCTGGCTCCAAAATGTGAAGGAGGTTTTATTCAGGTCTGTGTGTAGTAAAGCCATGAATATTTTGCTGTCAGAAATTGCAGTCTTCGTAATTCTTAACCAGCGTCCTATTGTATTGTGGCTCGTTAAGAAATCCTGTATCTCACTAGCGTACGTGGCACTCACAGACAGTCCTATGGCTTTTCACTCAGCTACAGGAGTGGATTTGAACTTAGAAGGTGTATTGAGGTTAAATAGGCTGAACAAACTATTACCTAAAAAGCTTGTAAAGATTTAAACCAGTTGTCCTCCCAGCTGCCTGGGACATTTTCCCCACAGCAAGTAAGGAAAGTCAAGTAAATCCCAGGGCCTAGTTTTTCGGCGAGTTCCTTCTCTGCATAGTTAGAAATGGGATTTTTACTCCAAACATAATAATTCGTTACACTCCTGAAATATTGGCATCACCCATTTGGAAATAACCATACTCAATCGTATGTCCTGAAATAAATAAGCCAGTTTTTATCTCTGTCTGAAATACCTTCTTGCTTTGCTGTTCCCAGTGCTCCAGTTCCAGTTTGCCATCTAAtaaacgccttttttttttttttttttgcccccctagATAAAAGACAAGGATCGGGATACTGCCCTGGGAACTTCAGTGATATGTCTCTCCCACTTACTTAAGGACCCAAACATGACTCTGGATCAGAGATTTCAGCTTGATCATTCCAGTTCAGACAGCTTCATTAAGATGAAACTTGTGTTGCGGGTGAGTTGTTCTTTGCCATGTTTGGCTTCCCCAGCGGAAGCATCCGATTGTAACCAGGCAAAAGAGATGaaaggtgggagaggagaaaTGCAGCTTTGCTGCATAGGTGAGTAGAGAGGAGAAGCGTGACAAGGTCTTTAAGCGCAATTAAGAGTGCATGGTGGAGCTGAGAGGTATCCCTGAGGCGTCCTAAAATTTAGTGCGGTGCCATTGCTGAAAATCTCCTCATGACAATAAAGAGTCAGACTGAGAAAATCTAAGCTGGGAGATCAAAGTTGCTAAACTGAGAGAGACTGATGCTGAAGAATTGTTTTCTCGCTGTGCTCTTGATCAGTGTTTAGACATTGTTAAATACAGGGAAGGGAACGTCACAGCTAATCCCATAGGCTTCTTTCACCTCTAATGGCAGATTCCTGCTGTTACAGTTTTGTGGTGGAATTTCATCTGACGTGGTAATGCTGCCATTAACCCCAGTGCTTTGGGAGCCACGctcatttctttcccttgtgATTTTTAGGCCTTGAACGTTGAAGAACCCGATCCACAAAGAGTCAAGGCTGGTGTCAGTGCCTCGAAGCAAGGTCCCGTGTGTGTCGCGGAGAAGGGTGGAAACCAGCAGAAGTTTGCCTCCCCACCAAAACCAGAAGCCTCAAAAGTACCTCCAGTGAGCAAAGACTCTGCAGCACTTGATTCCCTGCCGaaaaaggacagcagagaagACCTGGACACAAATGACAGTTCAGCAGCGCCTGTACCAAGTGAAACTGCTGCTGGCCTTAATGAGACAGGGCACGAGCAAAATGCAGAGCGTCAGCCACCGTCAGCGTTGCATACCAGAGCAGCGGTGGTGCCCACCTTGCCGGTCGTACAGGAGCTGAGGCTTGCACCCAGTGTTACTTCGCTGGGTTCTCTGCCTTCTTCTTGCTTTGAATTAAGTAGCAGCAACCTGGAGCTTCAGAAGTAGGTGTTCTTCCAGCTCAATTGTTCTTCTCTTGGGAAGGTTTAGGTTTTACAGGTCGCTGTTGCATACAGTTGAATTCAAGACTGCGAAGTCATTTGGAGTGTTGAGTCTCAAATCACCTTATGAAGAATTGGCCTAAATATTCCAGTCAACAGCAAAGTACATTTCAGGGTCATTTTCAGATCAGGTGTAAAGCGAAACCGTTTCCTTGTCTGGCTCTCCTGAGAGCTGCTGCATGTGTTGGCTTTGTTGGTTAAGAGCCTCTCACACAGAACATCCTGGGTCCCATAACACTCATGATTTTAGCAACAGGAGATTGGAAGTCTGAATATCCCTCTTCTGTAAAACCATAAACTCTTGATGAGCATATCTGGCTGCTTAAAGTTTTGGATGCTGTGTTTTACCCAACAAATTTTGAAGCCTCTCACAATGCTGCAAACAAAGTTTTTGTGGACAGGTGTGCTTTGCGTGTGTGTCCTTCCCGCAGTGCTGAGGCTGCAGGTAGTCTGCGCTGTCGAGGAGGATGGAGGATGTGTCTCTCCTGGGGCGCAGAATGGAGCTGGTAGAATCCTTAATGAACTGAAGTAACAAAGAAGGCCGGTATCAATTAAGAGAGCATCAGAGCAGTTATCAACCTGAACATCAAACCTAACTCCAGCTGTTCAATCTAGTACTTCTGGACTGGCAAATTCTCTAGCTCTGAGCAGGGCCTCATTTAGAAACCTCTTTAAAGCCATTTTTAAGCGATGTTTTGGATTTGAAAGCACTTTAGTAACATGCAGAATGAGATATAGAAAAGGTCCCATTTTGCATACGCAGACATCCTTGCAGGAGCTGTGTAACACGCTAGCCAGCACTTTGCTGCTCCATCTACAGCAGGCCAATTTGGTGCTTTTTTGGCCAGTTATGCTTGTGGGACAGAAATCGGGTACCTGTACAGAAGGCCGGGTAGGCGGTGCTGGCACTAATGCGAGTGTTGTTTCTGTGGAGCCTCTGTGGTCCAGCTGCTTTCTAGGTAGCAAACTGTAGGATGCCAGGAAGAGGAATAGTGCCCTGAAGGTTGGTTTTAGTTGGAGATGCATTGTGTCCCGCTTCGTGCTGCTAGGTCTGGGCATGTGGTCTGTTAAATAGCtgtatttaaaagcttttgacTGCGCAACTGTCTTACAGCGGGACTGAAATGCCTCTGGGGGAGATTCAGCTGACGGTGCGGTACGCTTCAATACGGCAGAGTCTCGTCGTGCTGGTGAACGGCTGCAGGTAACGCTGACGTTTGCTCGCGTCTCTCTgtaaaggaaaggggaagagctCTCGGAGCTTGTGTCATTCAGCAAAGCTGGAGCGGAACCACGTGCAGCGTGCGCTGCCCAGCCGAGGTGCCTTAGCATTGGCTGACTTCGGCTTCGCTGAGCCCAGGCAGGTGGAAGCCAGCAGCTCTGGTCAGTGCCAGAAGTGGGTCT from Rissa tridactyla isolate bRisTri1 chromosome 7, bRisTri1.patW.cur.20221130, whole genome shotgun sequence harbors:
- the ESYT3 gene encoding extended synaptotagmin-3, producing the protein MEKTFKEVVEPKIRAKNVHLKTCTFTKIHFGEKCPRINGIKAYTKEIDRRQVILDLQICYIGDCEIHMDISKFNLGVKGVQLYGTLRVILEPLLTDAPFIGAVTLFFLQKPHLEINWAGMSNLLDVPGINVMSDSLIQDFIAARLVLPNRITVPLKKNMNIAHLRFPIPRGVIRVHLLEAENLVQKDSFLGAIRGKSDPYALLRVGTVQYRSKTVSRDLNPIWNETFEFVVHEVPGQDLEVDLYDEDPDKDDFMGSLLISLVDVMNDRTVDEWFPLSKTTSGHLHLKLEWLSLGNDQEKLREDKKGLSTAILIVYLDSAFNLPKNHFEYSNGECGAKKIKNNKYLKKTEREPSSFVLLTVGNKTQKSKTCNFSKDPTWGQAFTFFVHSAHSQSLHVEIKDKDRDTALGTSVICLSHLLKDPNMTLDQRFQLDHSSSDSFIKMKLVLRALNVEEPDPQRVKAGVSASKQGPVCVAEKGGNQQKFASPPKPEASKVPPVSKDSAALDSLPKKDSREDLDTNDSSAAPVPSETAAGLNETGHEQNAERQPPSALHTRAAVVPTLPVVQELRLAPSVTSLGSLPSSCFELSSSNLELQNGTEMPLGEIQLTVRYASIRQSLVVLVNGCRNLVPSSSRGVDPYVRIYLLPDRRWTSRKKTSVKKKTLNPQYDEKFEFFESLEDVKKRTLDIAVKNSRPFISQERKELGKVRIDLSQEDLIKGFAQWYELTRSRRKKN